The Sesamum indicum cultivar Zhongzhi No. 13 linkage group LG6, S_indicum_v1.0, whole genome shotgun sequence genomic interval TGATTAAAACGGGTTCAATGGGatttagtttttcaaaataatgagaaaagggaaacataaATGTGGAAGTATTTATTCTTCCCAAGAGTTCTGAGCATAGTGATGAGGGAGAGAGGGAAGTGATTGGTAAATGTGTATTAATGAACAGGGAAATTGAGTCCCAACTATCTAACATTCTGACCCCTTAGGTGTTGTGTTCCTTTCCTCTTGCAGCCGGTTTCTTTCATGCTTTTCTTgtgtgtcttttatttttttgtcgtCTTCTTcgtatttgagaaattttaattcgattaaatttaaattaattatacaataaatataatatatttgatatgtaattaaattcaactaaatttaatttgaagacATCTGCCACTTAACAAATCATTGTGGTGGTGTCACGTTccactcccccccccccccccactcatattaatttttttgctgtCTAAGAAAAANNNNNNNNNNNNNNNNNNNNNNNNNNNNNNNNNNNNNNNNNNNNNNNNNNNNNNNNNNNNNNNNNNNNNNNNNNNNNNNNNNNNNNNNNNNNNNNNNNNNNNGTGGGCcagtcccccccccccccccccccccaactgATTTAATTGGTTTGTAGTCCAATAGAACAGTGAGCTGCACTGGTCTAGGATATAATTTTAGCCCATGAAGGATCCTGTtgacaattcttttttttgttttctttatttaaggTGGAAGGGTGGGGGTAAATGACTGAGAATTACGTCAGGCAATCAGTTGAACAGAATTACATGTTGTAGGtcgttataaaaaaaacaaatgagtCAATAAAAGCCTTCCCTGAAAATTCGCTTCagattatttttagtttcttaattataaaaaataagaaaggaatgcaaatcaatttaaagtccctcaacaacaaaaagaactaGTTCATAAACTGCTACTCAACAAACCATCCACACGTCATATGTCAACCGAACAAGAGTTTTCGCTAccaaaaaggaagaaaaagagcaATTGAATTCAAACCCCTGATAGACGTAACCTTTCAAGAGGTGTATTCTGTTGGTACTACAATtttgatgaagaaaatgaagaaaaaggaagccACAACCACATTTTGATGATGCAACAGAACATTGCCTCCCAGCAATTAGGAATtcttgatgtaattttcctAGCACCAAGAGTTCAAAACACAGTTAATTTATGCAAACTAGACATTACTCATTGAGATGCCCCACAACATCAGCTCAGGGTATCGGGGGTGTGTGGATAAGGTGAGgccataaaaatatacatatatgaatgACATTAGAAAGTAGCTCTTGGTATGAAGAAGTATTCTGTAAAATGATACTCAagcaaatcaaattatatgattttaatacAGATGAAGAATACACACTAGGGGAAATGGAAAACGTTATTCACACTTCTAGGAACAACCAAAGCATCTCCTAATGGAGAAAAAATTCGATGATGTTGGTTTAGGGTCAGGATCGAGTTTTGTGCGGGGAAGATGTTTAAAAAATGCCTTCACAGCTCCTGTAACCCcatcttcattttccatgGCCTTTGCAAGCTCAACTGCGCGCTCCTTGACCTGCATAAAACCAACCTAGTTGCATTCAAACCTAAAGTAGTTTCTCCTATCTATTGCCAACTCTATGCATTAGCTCATATTCACAAGTGAAGTTTTTTTGTCGATACCTACAAATGCAAGCACAACTTGACAAAACGGGAGGGGAAACCCCCCAACAAGAATTAAAATCCATACATATATCGCAATATTTTGAGTTTAATTCCATGCTGTCTTCATGTAGGATGCTAAAAGAACTTCAAGCTCTTCAACCATAccatagaaaaatttaaagcaCTGTACCTTGGGATCTAGCATAAAGTTGATAGCATCGACCAACTTCTTAAGTGAAAATTCATCGACTGGAATTGGGGGAGGACCTACACCCCTGGCATGGACCCTTTCTCCCCAAAAAGGTTGGTCACCAAAGAATGGGATGATGGTTGTCGGGCACTGTATTgccagaaaaaaaatattaatcaaacaCAAAGTCACAGGTGCAGAAAATGGATCCAACTATGTCATTGAATCATTACCGCAGCTTTAAGACCAGCAGCTGTTGTTCCTGCACCCCCATGGTGCACCTGAAAACAAATAGGAGGAAAAAGTATTCACCTTAGTGCTCAAATTAGACTCTCCAGATTCGAAATCACTCCATATTGCCACATACACACAAGCGTTTTCCTGGATTTTCTATTGTTTTGGATGCAACACAAAGATTATCACCAACAAACTGCCTCGCTACCATAACACACTTAGCAATCTACCCCCTGGGAGAATGAAACATGAAACACAATTTCTTTTGGTAAGAGCTGCATCTCAGGACAATTTATGCAcattgaatttgatgattagAAGAACATTTCAAATTTACTGTGCAATAAGGATGCTAGTACAAACACAccataaataaagaaatgaaaaggaaaattgtACTTAAGCTCAccataaataaagaaatacaagaaaagaaaatggtaaAAGGTCAAGATGCAACAGCTAAAACTAAATAACTCACCACAGCAGCACATTGCAAGAAAAGCCAGTCATGAGGACAGTTATCCAGCAGATATACAAAGTCCTTGTCTTCCGCCACTGAGAAGAAGCATTAGATTCTAAATGAGCCAGTTTAAAGGAAATATATGACTGAGAATCATGAAaagtaattttagaaaagatcAACGAAGGAAAAGGGAACTCACAGTTACCAAGGCCACCCCATCCTTTGTTAATTATCCCCCTCTGTTTAGTTATTTCTAAAGCTTCAACAATTATCTGTGTCATTTTCTCGGGCTCTTGAACAGGCTGAAATAGGAAACAAATTGAAGTTGACAACAGTCCTTGTTTTCCAGAAAACAGAAGCTAAGTCACGACACCTTAAGAAATTACTGACGAAACATATTTGAAGGACCATGACGTAGAAGAGGAAAAACATAAAGAGAAGCATGCATCAGTTCAAAGCAACAGCTAAAGGATGCACTACCGCACAAGTAAAATGTCACTATTCCATGAAGAATATGGAGCATGTCCTATTCTAACCataaataactttaaaaactTACATAGGCAcctataacaaaaatattatgtttgcaAACCTACTAATAATTGTTTCATACGGTTTTTGTCAAAGGAAGTTCtccatcaattatttaaattttaccacAGGGTTCTTGAGTGTAGAACAGTTTCCAACAGATTAAAGTGGGCTTACAATGATCCAGTAACCCTGATGCAGTTGAGACAAACAATTGGAGCTCACTCCAATAACACAGTTGCAACTCATTTGATATGTCAAAGGAAGCTTTGATTAAAAAGAACACAAAAGAACAGTGACCTTAAACATATCTCTGTATCAATTCATCTATATCACCACAAGGAGATAAAtgatagaaaataatttgcgGAAACAAGAGAAAGATCTATCTATCTCCCCTAtctctttgttttgtttgttttctccTTATGGAGGGGTGTAGGGTTACTGCTGGGATGTAGAGGAGCTTGGATACTCACAAGACTGCCAAACCCAATATAGATGGGCTTTGTACCAGCTTTAAGCCAGTTTAAAAGTGATTCGGGTGGCTCATAGTTTGAGGCAAGATCAAGGAAGCAAAATCCAACAACATCAACCTTGGGTCCCCAATCTGCAAGACAATATAGCTATAGAGCTTAATCAGCAACAATCAATTTAACAAATGTGAGCAATGATGCTCTTATGGATGAAACATAACTCACAAGCAGTAACATATAATGATGACAACTAACTTAGAGTCGTGTTTAAATATGGTATTGAAGTCACACTTGGCACAAGCACCATATTCATCATAATAAGATACTTTTTAGGAAAATGAAAACCTTTTGGTTTTGGAACGAGGTGAGGACTCCATATATATCCATGCGGAATATCCGACTCAGACCCTTGTGAACCACTTAAATAAGTGATTGGCCGTAGCTTCAGCTTTTTTTTCCTAACATCATTTATCATGTCTCTTATTCCCAGCCAAATCAAGGAGTCAACAATCTGATATGACAACTGCAAAGAAAAAGATGTTACAAAAggctaaaataaaatgatgttaCTTTataaacaatgaaaaaatgctagaaatacaaaataaggATTCTTCAAACGCACTCTATATCCAGCTGATTGCTTAACACGAGACAACGGATGGGGGAATTCACTGGTTGGCCTGGCAGAACAGACTATCATTAAGAAAGATGAGAAGGTAATTAACAAAAGGAACAAATTGTTGAGAGATCAACCagactactttttttttccaaatccaaaaagaaaaaggaatatttCTCAATGGGTCCAAATAATCCAGACAAAACTTACGTCCACGGcattgtgaaaaatatatgaattggTACTTTCAATGCTTCGGCGACATGTGTATGCCCTGCAGCAGTGTCCAGGTTTAGAAGATGCATTAACTTTTCAATCAGTCAATACATATAAATGTCAACATTAGACCTCTATCACCAAGGTGACCCAGTGTAACCTAAGTTGATTAGGTTGTTGAGCAAACTTAATGCCCATTCACAAGCGGATACAAAAGTAGCATATGCATTTAGGGATACGACACTATTGACAAAAATTGAGGACAAGATACAGAGGAGACAGGGCaattctatattaaaatgcaTTCATGTACACCTGAAGCTGCATAACTGTATAGACATCTATGGCCACATGTGCAAAAATTAACGGCTTTTCTAAGAAATGTTAAATCATGGATCTCGTGATGCCTGCTGCGAAAAGATATTGAAAAAGAggtaattcaatcaatatacatGCCACAAGAAGTAGCAGAGGAAAGAAAGACCAATCTAAACCAATAACTCAGAGCTTGTCCATCATATGGACATTGCAAGGgaaatggtgaaaatattCAACCATGTAATACAAGAttagaaattacataattttaaacaagAAAAGTGAAGAAAAGGATTGGTTGGTCATATAGTCTAACCATATGCAGGAGGATTAGCAATGATTGCATCTGCTTTGAAAGGAATCCCAGAGTCAATGTCCGGCTCTTTGCATGCTGGAAGTAgtgaatatattatttccTTCATTTGATTTCTTTGTATAGGTATTTCTGAAGGCCCTGAAGGCAAGaaccctttattttttaccatgTCTGTGGAAAAGAAAGCATGAAACCGTAAGTTTATTATGCATTCTGCCATGTgaaataaaaggataaatattttcaataacaaAAGGAAGCATTCATGCTGCAAAAAAGTTTTTCAACACAGCATAATGATAATCTGAAGTTTTAAATGCATAACAaagaatatcaatataatgaaaatgcTTACAGATGATATCAAGAGCATAGTAGACTTTCACATTTGGAAATGAAATCGATCATGCGGTTAAACACTCTAGGCGAAGTTTCAGAAAGGAAGCTAAAAAGTGTACGTTCTACCAGCCAAAAAGCTACCTATCACAGAAATGACAGTAATATCAAAACCTAAGATTGTCGCATTGTgccatatattattaactttcTAGTGAGTTTTCTGTTTATGCACGTCATAAACTATTATCAGCTGAAATGTGAACATTGCACTCCAAGAGAGAGCAAGAAACCAAAAGGATGTTGGAATGCAAAAAAGTATGATGCCAGCAATAGCACTCTTCATTACGTTTTCAGCCTCTCTGAGTGCTTTCCCTCCAAATCACTGAATTTATTTCCTTTGGCGTCACAGTGATACTATAGGTGCTTAAAATACTTAATATGTAAGAAATTTAAAGCTTACTTTTCAGAATATGTGGTTGAACAAacatattattacataaatttcctAAAATCTGCAACCTCTGAATTTCTTGTGCAATTATGCAAGCACAGAAAAGTTCCTTTAAATGACATGTGCTCCTTTTCTGTCATACATCACCTGTGTATGCAGGCCTCTCAAGATGCTTGGCAACATATTGCTATTTTCACAAAGTTCCCTGAACATATATGGACACTATTACTTCGTTTCAACGTTTTAGTCTGTTGAATAGCTAGTAAGACGTTCAAATGTATTATCACATCAGGTCATCAGATATTGActgaaaaatgaacaaaatatgAGTATTCGGAACATACATCCGGCAAGAACTTTTGGATCCCCACCAAGGGGATAGAATTCCAACCCAGATGTCAACACAAACTCTTTGAAATTGGAATGTGTGGCCAATCTAACTCGATGACCATAATCCTGCACCCAAGCATCCTCCGTCAACAACTTCATAAGGAAACCCAAAGAGATAATAGCTGGAATAGTGAAAATAAGTTGGGTGTTGTTTTCTGATtaagaaattttcattttctcctTCAAGAGCAAAGCAGGTAAACTTCGCACACCAATTTGCCAGTACTTAGTtcatctgtaatttttaaacaagTATACTACAAGTTCATGGATGAGGTCTAGCGAATCTAATGCAATATCAAGTTAATACCTGTAGTCGCTTTCCTATTGCAACAAATGGCTGCACATCTCCACGAGTTCCAACAATAAGCATGACAATTTGCATTGGAGGAATATACTGAAGTTCTGTTGCATCAAGTGGATCTTCGTCAACTTCATTATAGACACTCTCCGAACCAACTCTGAGATTATGAGGTTCAACATCACCCGGAACTTCAAATTCTACAGTTCCATCGTCTTTAACAGTAGCAATTCTGTTCAACAATTTGAGCTGcaatgttttaaatatttaacgaAAACCCAGGCATGTATTCTGTTCAACAAATTA includes:
- the LOC105165710 gene encoding sterol 3-beta-glucosyltransferase UGT80A2-like isoform X2 is translated as MIIGLLKRLRRFLMTEFLCSRRIATVKDDGTVEFEVPGDVEPHNLRVGSESVYNEVDEDPLDATELQYIPPMQIVMLIVGTRGDVQPFVAIGKRLQDYGHRVRLATHSNFKEFVLTSGLEFYPLGGDPKVLAGYMVKNKGFLPSGPSEIPIQRNQMKEIIYSLLPACKEPDIDSGIPFKADAIIANPPAYGHTHVAEALKVPIHIFFTMPWTPTSEFPHPLSRVKQSAGYRLSYQIVDSLIWLGIRDMINDVRKKKLKLRPITYLSGSQGSESDIPHGYIWSPHLVPKPKDWGPKVDVVGFCFLDLASNYEPPESLLNWLKAGTKPIYIGFGSLPVQEPEKMTQIIVEALEITKQRGIINKGWGGLGNLAEDKDFVYLLDNCPHDWLFLQCAAVVHHGGAGTTAAGLKAACPTTIIPFFGDQPFWGERVHARGVGPPPIPVDEFSLKKLVDAINFMLDPKVKERAVELAKAMENEDGVTGAVKAFFKHLPRTKLDPDPKPTSSNFFSIRRCFGCS
- the LOC105165710 gene encoding sterol 3-beta-glucosyltransferase UGT80A2-like isoform X1 yields the protein MAKASSSSSSGEVSVRFEEGTSEATTTPVDSSVAAGAGASASSSVPLSNGGGSSSKSSGSTGPIFPRVNTMPPEILNSEKLELPVGFQRSKTERQRHDNRLAEEAAQIFDDRIPVQQKLKLLNRIATVKDDGTVEFEVPGDVEPHNLRVGSESVYNEVDEDPLDATELQYIPPMQIVMLIVGTRGDVQPFVAIGKRLQDYGHRVRLATHSNFKEFVLTSGLEFYPLGGDPKVLAGYMVKNKGFLPSGPSEIPIQRNQMKEIIYSLLPACKEPDIDSGIPFKADAIIANPPAYGHTHVAEALKVPIHIFFTMPWTPTSEFPHPLSRVKQSAGYRLSYQIVDSLIWLGIRDMINDVRKKKLKLRPITYLSGSQGSESDIPHGYIWSPHLVPKPKDWGPKVDVVGFCFLDLASNYEPPESLLNWLKAGTKPIYIGFGSLPVQEPEKMTQIIVEALEITKQRGIINKGWGGLGNLAEDKDFVYLLDNCPHDWLFLQCAAVVHHGGAGTTAAGLKAACPTTIIPFFGDQPFWGERVHARGVGPPPIPVDEFSLKKLVDAINFMLDPKVKERAVELAKAMENEDGVTGAVKAFFKHLPRTKLDPDPKPTSSNFFSIRRCFGCS